In Papaver somniferum cultivar HN1 chromosome 1, ASM357369v1, whole genome shotgun sequence, a genomic segment contains:
- the LOC113349829 gene encoding lysM domain-containing GPI-anchored protein 2-like: MVSKPMTSQLSRVKEYVGRVVSGNVTTLSKIATLFEVKDFNSLLGANNLPLDTPPSQSVAVNATVKIPFTCSCNNGTGISDKSPTYKVKTGDFLDHIARDIFSLLFTYQEIAAVNNISNPDLIDDGQLLWIPLPCSCDNLDGDQVFHYAHVVRRAHGDGDVETLDMIARELGVTVESILKLNDGKEEPDPETFLDVPLRACKSTVSNNTSPDFPLLVPNGTYALTANNCIRCKCDYYNKNSTLHCEPSPSEVKVQNWQQCPSVRCISSGVEANGSSYALGQRSFIDNTGCNETRCAYTGYNNRSRTISASLVNGSICPGEYRNHILFNLLPG; the protein is encoded by the exons GAAACGTTACAACTCTTTCGAAAATTGCAACTCTGTTTGAAGTAAAAGACTTCAATTCTTTACTTGGAGCTAACAATTTACCACTTGATACACCACCAAGCCAATCAGTGGCTGTGAACGCGACTGTCAAAATTCCGTTCACCTGTTCTTGTAACAACGGAACAGGAATCTCCGATAAAAGTCCGACTTATAAAGTAAAAACAGGTGATTTTCTAGATCACATAGCGAGGGATATATTTTCATTGTTGTTTACGTATCAAGAAATTGCAGCCGTTAATAATATTAGTAATCCTGACTTAATTGACGATGGTCAATTATTGTGGATCCCGCTACCGTGTAGCTGTGATAATTTGGATGGAGATCAAGTCTTTCACTATGCACATGTGGTGAGGCGTGCTCACGGTGACGGAGATGTGGAAACTTTGGATATGATTGCGAGGGAGTTAGGGGTTACAGTTGAGAGTATATTGAAACTTAATGATGGTAAGGAAGAGCCTGATCCTGAAACATTTCTTGATGTTCCGTTAAGAG CTTGTAAGTCTACCGTAAGCAATAATACATCTCCGGATTTCCCGTTGCTAGTCCCAAATGGGACTTACGCTCTTACTGCCAACAACTGTATCAGGTGCAAGTGTGACTACTACAACAAAAACTCGAC ATTACATTGCGAGCCATCTCCTTCAGAGGTCAAAGTTCAGAACTGGCAACAATGTCCTTCTGTCAGATGCATAAGCAGTGGAGTCGAAGCCAACGGATCGAGTTATGCACTCGGGCAAAGATCTTTCATAGACAACACTGGTTGTAATGAGACTAGATGTGCATACACTGGTTACAACAATCGGTCTAGGACAATCTCTGCATCCCTAGTCAACGGATCCATATGCCCTGGTGAGTACCGGAACCACATACTCTTTAACTTATTGCCAGGATAA
- the LOC113349836 gene encoding cysteine-rich receptor-like protein kinase 10 codes for MLNFDIARLYHTEVTPLASSPLKSPPSATNATTPNSKGKKLLTLAISIGIPSVIAVLSAISFWFFCFHRKKRQAKKSEDVDDEIRSAESLQFDFITLRDATDNFSEANKLGEGGFGTVYKGKLVDRQEIAVKRLSESSCRVEQEFRNEVILVAKLQHRNLVRLLGFCLAGEEKLLIYEYMPNASLDQFIFDPIKRTYLDWERRYKIIEGIAKGLLYLHEESRLKIIHRDLKASNILLDTDMNPKIADFGTARLFVVDQTHASTNRIVGTHGYMAPEYILHGQFSAKSDVYSFGVLILEILSGQKNSRFQNSEMARDLLSHAWRHWKKNSALVLLHPVVKDTCSGNDAMRCILIGLLCVQENVADRPTIRKVFLMLNSDSVTHGVPSPPPFFTGHTEEQRTTKDMSTTEYAALSVNENSISELEPR; via the exons ATGTTAAATTTTGACATTGCTCGTTTATATCACACAGAGGTCACTCCATTAGCCTCTTCTCCTCTCAAATCACCGCCATCGGCAACAAATGCAACTACACCAAATT CAaagggaaagaagttactcacACTTGCTATTAGTATAGGCATTCCTTCAGTTATTGCTGTACTTTCAGCCATCTCATTTTGGTTTTTCTGTTTCCATAGAAAGAAACGGCAGGCGAAGAAGTCTGAAG ATGTCGATGATGAGATTCGAAGTGCAGAATCCTTGCAATTCGACTTCATTACCCTAAGGGATGCAACAGACAATTTCTCCGAAGCTAATAAGCTTGGAGAAGGTGGATTTGGCACGGTTTATAAG GGTAAACTTGTAGACAGGCAAGAAATAGCCGTGAAGCGGCTATCAGAAAGTTCATGTCGAGTTGAACAAGAGTTCAGAAATGAAGTCATCTTAGTAGCTAAACTTCAACACAGAAATCTTGTAAGGCTTCTTGGTTTCTGTCTAGCTGGTGAAGAAAAATTACTTATCTACGAATATATGCCAAATGCAAGCCTTGATCAATTCATATTCG ATCCAATTAAACGCACATATCTGGATTGGGAAAGACGATACAAGATAATAGAAGGAATAGCAAAAGGACTCCTCTATCTTCACGAGGAGTCGCGCCTTAAAATTATCCATCGAGATCTCAAAGCTAGCAATATATTATTAGACACGGACATGAATCCTAAAATTGCAGATTTTGGCACCGCTAGGCTTTTTGTGGTTGACCAAACTCATGCCAGTACAAACAGAATAGTTGGAACGCA TGGCTACATGGCTCCAGAGTATATATTACATGGGCAATTCTCCGCGAAATCAGACGTTTATAGTTTTGGTGTCTTAATTTTAGAGATCCTTAGTGGACAGAAGAATAGCCGTTTTCAGAATTCAGAAATGGCTCGGGACCTTCTCAGCCAT GCATGGAGACATTGGAAGAAAAACTCCGCTTTAGTATTGTTACATCCAGTCGTTAAGGACACGTGTTCGGGAAATGACGCGATGAGGTGCATCCTTATTGGGCTATTATGCGTTCAAGAAAATGTTGCAGACAGACCTACAATACGGAAGGTTTTCCTAATGCTTAACAGCGACTCTGTCACTCACGGTGTACCTTCACCCCCTCCATTTTTCACTGGTCACACTGAAGAGCAAAGAACTACGAAAGACATGTCAACTACTGAATATGCAGCGTTGAGTGTGAATGAAAATTCAATTAGTGAACTGGAGCCTCGTTGA
- the LOC113349846 gene encoding lysM domain-containing GPI-anchored protein 2-like yields the protein MTGISYSNILPPLQTTLLSKFLFCILLFFVLTFSSAESLGFTCKSNTTSKCKSLAGYVSPNATTLSSIVSLFGITDFNSLLGANNLPLRTKPSKSVAAKDTIKIPFTCSCKNGTGISDKGPIYKVQSGDSLYHIATVLFGFLVTADEIAAVNNISNPDLIVVDQLLRIPLPCNCDDVEGNQVLHYAHKVSPNKSLEMIAKEFGTTEESLLTLNNLTDAKQLEAESILDVPLRVCTSMIRNTSADYPLLLSNGTYTFTANNCVKCSCDSSGKYWETFQEPKNWTLYCEEASPQKVKVSNWKECPTTECVKEIEPGNNWGVQLGMSIFDSRCSDIEGKHNE from the exons ATGACAGGAA TTTCATACAGCAACATCCTTCCTCCATTACAAACAACGTTGTTAAGCAAATTCCTCTTCTGTATCTTACTTTTCTTTGTTTTAACTTTTTCATCAGCAGAATCTCTAGGTTTCACTTGCAAGTCTAATACAACTTCCAAATGTAAATCTCTAGCTGGTTATGTATCACCCAACGCCACAACTCTTTCAAGCATCGTAAGTCTGTTCGGAATAACAGACTTCAATTCATTGCTCGGAGCTAACAATTTACCGCTACGAACAAAACCAAGCAAATCAGTGGCCGCCAAGGACACTATCAAAATCCCCTTCACTTGTTCTTGCAAGAACGGAACTGGAATTTCTGATAAGGGTCCGATTTATAAAGTGCAATCCGGAGACTCTTTGTATCACATCGCCACGGTTTTATTTGGATTCTTAGTTACAGCAGACGAAATCGCAGCAGTCAATAATATTAGTAATCCTGACTTGATCGTTGTTGATCAGCTTTTGCGGATCCCACTTCCTTGCAACTGTGATGATGTGGAGGGAAATCAAGTCCTTCATTATGCACACAAAGTGTCTCCTAATAAAAGTTTGGAGATGATTGCTAAGGAGTTCGGGACTACAGAAGAGAGTTTATTGACACTCAATAACCTTACTGATGCTAAACAACTCGAGGCAGAATCAATTCTTGATGTTCCATTAAGAG TTTGTACTTCTATGATAAGGAATACTTCGGCAGATTATCCTTTGCTTCTCTCGAATGGGACTTACACTTTTACGGCTAACAATTGTGTCAAGTGCTCTTGTGACTCCAGCGGCAAATATTGGGAGACATTTCAGGAACCCAAAAATTGGAC GTTATACTGTGAGGAGGCATCTCCTCAAAAGGTGAAGGTTAGCAACTGGAAAGAGTGTCCTACGACCGAGTGTGTAAAAGAAATCGAGCCAGGAAATAATTGGGGTGTTCAACTCGGGATGAGCATTTTTGATAGTCGCTGCAGTGATATTGAGGGGAAGCACAACGAGTAG